A portion of the Esox lucius isolate fEsoLuc1 chromosome 20, fEsoLuc1.pri, whole genome shotgun sequence genome contains these proteins:
- the sv2a gene encoding synaptic vesicle glycoprotein 2A, which yields MDDDYGRDGRQDFIRGAKDIAKVVKKQAGKKVGRGVDKVADEYTKRSYKRFEEEDDDDDYPVQRSQDGDGYYRNDSRANDDDGGHSDSTEGHDEEDEIYEGEYQGIPGAESGKMGPVDGMAQQAQFRDLAQFEAERRKDQEELAQQYETILQECGHGKFQWTLYFVLGLALMADGVEIFVVGFVLPSAEKDMCLSEESKGMLGLIVYLGMMVGAFVWGGLADRIGRRQTLLVSLSINSVFAFFSSFVQGYSSFLFCRLLSGVGIGGSIPIVFSYYSEFLAQEKRGEHLSWLCMFWMIGGIYASAMAWAIIPHYGWSFQMGSAYQFHSWRVFVLVCAFPSVAAISALTTMPESPRFFLENGKHDEAWMILKQVHDTNMRAKGYPERVFSVTTIKTVKQMDELVDMGEGTAWHQRWRMKLTDLFGQVWSNFLAIFSPEYRRTTLMMMAVWFSMSFSYYGLTVWFPDMIKYLQKQEYSSRTKVFIKEKVEHVTFNFTLENQVHRNGEYFNNKFMNLKMKSMVFEDSLFDECYFEDITSSNTFFKNCTFIATLFYNTDLFKYRLINSKLINSTFLHNKEGCMLSDFSDENNAYMIYFVSFLGTLAVLPGNIVSALLMDKIGRLRMLAGSSVISCVSCFFLSFGNSESAMIALLCLFGGISIASWNALDVLTVELYPSDKRCTAFGFLNALCKLAAVLGISIFTSFVGITKAVPILFASGALAAGSFLAFKLPETRGHVLQ from the exons ATGGATGACGACTATGGTCGAGACGGACGGCAGGATTTCATTCGTGGTGCCAAAGATATCGCCAAGGTAGTGAAGAAGCAGGCAGGCAAGAAGGTGGGCCGCGGCGTGGACAAAGTGGCCGATGAATACACCAAACGCTCGTATAAGCGCTTTGAAGAAGAggacgatgatgatgattaccCTGTGCAACGGAGCCAAGATGGCGACGGATACTACCGCAACGACAGCAGAGCCAACGACGATGACGGTGGACACAGTGACTCCACAGAAGGTCACGACGAAGAGGATGAGATCTACGAGGGCGAGTACCAGGGTATCCCCGGAGCAGAGTCTGGTAAAATGGGTCCCGTGGACGGGATGGCCCAACAGGCACAGTTCCGGGACCTGGCCCAGTttgaggcagagagaaggaaggacCAGGAGGAGCTGGCACAGCAGTACGAAACCATCCTACAGGAGTGTGGCCACGGAAAGTTCCAGTGGACGCTGTACTTCGTGCTGGGGCTGGCTCTGATGGCGGACGGCGTGGAGATCTTTGTGGTGGGCTTTGTGCTGCCTAGCGCAGAGAAGGATATGTGTCTGTCCGAAGAAAGCAAGGGCATGTTGG GTCTCATTGTCTACCTGGGGATGATGGTGGGTGCCTTCGTGTGGGGTGGCCTGGCCGACCGGATCGGACGACGACAGACCCTtctcgtctctctctccatcaacAGTGTCTTTGCGTTCTTCTCCTCCTTCGTTCAAGGATACAGCTCCTTTCTTTTCTGCCGTCTGCTCTCCGGTGTGGG tATCGGTGGCTCCATCCCCATAGTGTTCTCCTACTACTCAGAGTTCCTAGCccaggagaagaggggagagcaCCTCAGCTGGCTCTGTATGTTCTGGATGATCGGTGGGATCTACGCGTCTGCCATGGCCTGGGCCATCATCCCTCACTATG GCTGGAGTTTCCAGATGGGATCCGCGTACCAGTTCCACAGCtggcgtgtgtttgtgctggtgtGTGCCTTCCCATCCGTGGCAGCCATCTCGGCCCTCACCACCATGCCTGAAAGCCCCCGTTTCTTCCTGGAG AATGGGAAACACGACGAAGCCTGGATGATACTGAAGCAAGTCCATGATACCAATATGAGGGCCAAGGGCTACCCAGAGAGAGTCTTCTCT GTGACTACCATCAAGACTGTGAAGCAAATGGATGAGCTGGTGGACATGGGAGAAGGCACTGCCTGGCATCAGAGATGGAGGATGAAGCTGACTGACCTGTTTGGCCAG GTATGGAGCAACTTCCTTGCTATTTTCTCACCTGAGTACCGCCGCACAACCTTAATGATGATGGCTGTGTGGTTCTCAATGTCTTTCAG TTACTATGGGCTGACAGTGTGGTTCCCTGACATGATCAAGTACCTCCAGAAACAGGAGTACTCCTCCCGCACAAAGGTCTTCATCAAGGAGAAGGTGGAGCACGTCACCTTCAACTTCACCCTGGAGAACCAGGTGCACCGCAATGGAGAGTACTTCAACAACAA GTTCATGAATCTAAAGATGAAGTCTATGGTGTTTGAGGATTCACTATTTGATGAGTGCTACTTTGAGGACATAACTTCCAGCAACACTTTCTTTAAGAATTGTACATTTATTGCCACCCTCTTTTACAACACAG ATCTTTTCAAGTACAGGCTGATCAACAGCAAGCTGATCAACAGTACTTTTCTGCACAACAAGGAGGGCTGCATGCTCAGTGACTTCAGCGATGAGAACAATGCCTACATGATCTACTTTGTCAGCTTTCTGGGCACTCTGGCCGTGTTGCCCGGCAACATTGTGTCGGCGCTGCTCATGGACAAGATTGGACGGCTGAGGATGCTGG cGGGCTCCAGCGTGATCTCTTGTGTCAGCTGTTTCTTTCTGTCATTCGGGAACAGTGAGTCGGCCATGATCGCTCTGCTGTGTTTGTTCGGGGGCATCAGCATTGCCTCCTGgaatgccctggatgtgctgaCCGTGGAACTCTACCCCTCTGACAAGAG ATGCACAGCGTTTGGCTTCCTAAACGCCCTCTGTAAGCTGGCAGCCGTGTTGGGAATCAGCATCTTCACTTCCTTCGTGGGCATCACCAAGGCAGTGCCCATCCTCTTCGCCTCGGGGGCACTGGCAGCGGGCAGCTTCCTGGCGTTCAAGCTGCCGGAGACGCGGGGCCATGTGCTGCAGTAG